From one Humulus lupulus chromosome 8, drHumLupu1.1, whole genome shotgun sequence genomic stretch:
- the LOC133794487 gene encoding subtilisin-like protease SBT1.9 yields the protein MNTALAKMPMFFFFLFTSTYAQTKVYIVYMDHSAMPRAFSTHHSWFESTLSSVSDDSELPISSKLIHTYTNSIHGFSAALTPSELAALKNSPGYIHSTPDRPLVLHTTHSTKFLGMSSTSGVWPASSYGEGVIIGVIDSGVWPESESFKDKGMSRVPSRWKGKCETGHHFNSSLCNKKLIGARFFNKGIRANFPEINITLNSARDDHGHGTHTASTAAGNYVEGASYYGYAAGTARGMAPRARLAAYKVLWENHVYSSDVIAAVDQAIKDGVDILSMSLGFFANKDKFYEEDAVAVATFAAMEKGIFVSASAGNKGHLAGTLDNGAPWLTVVGAGTVDREFVGTLTLGNDTNKIIFESLYAGSFSGLREPLVFLNKCKNLKKLRKLKEKVIVVCKDGQTTNLGDQIEIIKNGSTSVISGAMFLSNDLWEDYYDYTFAAAFIDEKNQKTVMDYISKNKNPTGVLEFRKTILGRATAPKVARYSSRGPFVRSPSVLKPDVLAPGSDILASWSPLDKIVEVHSKPLFSHFKIISGTSMATPHVSGLAALIKAVHPDWSPAAIRSAIMTTANPLDNTQSPIKDAGNFDHPAIPIDIGAGFIDPNKAIDPGLVYDAETEDYVKLLCSLNYTAKQMKIITKTNTSCNEIKPSSDLNYPSFIAYFPRDFEGSNPGLKVAREFRRRVTNVGKEMSSYRAELSGMRGLMVRVVPEKLLFRRKNEKLSYKLIVEGPTNMEEEVVHGSLSWVEESGKHIVRSPIVATDMDPMTI from the coding sequence ATGAATACTGCTCTAGCCAAAATGCcaatgttcttcttcttcttatttaccTCAACTTATGCTCAAACTAAGGTATACATCGTTTACATGGACCATTCAGCCATGCCCAGAGCCTTCTCAACTCACCACAGCTGGTTTGAATCCACTCTTTCCTCCGTATCAGACGATTCAGAGCTCCCCATTTCCTCAAAACTCATCCACACTTACACCAACTCCATTCATGGCTTCAGCGCAGCTCTCACTCCCTCCGAGCTCGCTGCCCTTAAAAACTCCCCTGGTTACATACACTCCACCCCAGATCGTCCTCTCGTACTACACACCACTCATTCTACTAAATTTCTTGGAATGAGCTCCACCTCCGGGGTCTGGCCGGCTTCGTCTTACGGCGAAGGCGTCATAATCGGCGTTATTGACTCTGGCGTATGGCCCGAAAGTGAGAGCTTTAAAGATAAAGGAATGAGTCGAGTCCCATCTAGATGGAAAGGAAAATGCGAGACAGGACACCACTTCAACTCTTCCCTGTGCAACAAGAAACTCATAGGTGCTCGATTCTTCAACAAGGGAATTCGAGCCAACTTTCCCGAAATCAACATAACCCTCAACTCTGCCCGTGACGATCATGGACACGGAACTCACACGGCGTCAACGGCCGCCGGAAACTACGTTGAAGGTGCCTCCTATTACGGCTACGCTGCCGGAACCGCCAGGGGAATGgctccaagagctcggctggccGCATACAAAGTTCTTTGGGAAAACCATGTATACTCATCTGATGTTATTGCAGCAGTGGACCAGGCAATCAAGGATGGAGTGGATATATTGTCCATGTCGTTGGGATTCTTTGCGAACAAGGATAAATTTTACGAGGAAGACGCAGTTGCGGTGGCTACATTTGCAGCCATGGAGAAAGGTATCTTCGTTTCAGCTTCGGCAGGGAACAAAGGACATCTTGCTGGGACGCTTGACAATGGGGCCCCGTGGTTGACAGTCGTTGGTGCAGGAACAGTGGACCGTGAGTTTGTAGGAACCTTGACTCTGGGAAACGACACTAACAAGATTATATTTGAGTCGTTATACGCTGGCAGCTTTTCGGGTCTCCGAGAACCCCTTGTTTTCTTGAACAAATGCAAGAACTTAAAGAAGTTGAGAAAACTGAAAGAGAAAGTCATTGTTGTATGCAAAGATGGACAGACCACAAACTTGGGAGACCAAATCGAGATAATCAAGAATGGAAGTACTTCGGTGATTTCTGGTGCTATGTTTCTCAGCAACGATTTATGGGAAGATTACTATGATTACACTTTTGCAGCTGCATTCATTGATGAAAAAAATCAGAAAACTGTGATGGACTACATCAGTAAGAACAAAAACCCAACTGGGGTTTTGGAGTTTCGGAAGACGATTTTGGGTAGAGCAACAGCTCCGAAAGTTGCTCGGTACAGTTCGAGAGGTCCATTTGTGAGAAGCCCGAGTGTGTTGAAGCCCGATGTTTTGGCTCCTGGTTCGGACATATTGGCTTCATGGTCTCCGCTTGACAAAATCGTCGAAGTCCACTCCAAGCCTTTGTTTAGCCACTTCAAAATCATCTCGGGAACTTCCATGGCCACTCCTCATGTTTCAGGGTTAGCTGCTTTGATCAAAGCCGTTCACCCAGATTGGAGCCCTGCAGCTATTAGATCCGCCATCATGACCACGGCAAACCCTTTAGACAACACCCAGAGCCCTATTAAAGACGCCGGAAACTTCGACCATCCGGCCATCCCCATAGACATTGGAGCTGGATTCATCGATCCAAATAAGGCCATTGATCCTGGGCTAGTCTACGATGCAGAAACAGAGGACTATGTCAAGCTTCTCTGCTCATTGAACTACACAGCAAAGCAGATGAAAATTATTACCAAAACGAATACCAGCTGCAATGAGATTAAACCGTCTTCTGATCTTAACTACCCGTCGTTTATTGCTTACTTTCCCCGTGATTTCGAGGGCTCGAATCCGGGTTTGAAAGTGGCAAGGGAGTTCAGGAGGAGGGTGACCAATGTTGGGAAAGAGATGTCGAGTTACAGAGCAGAGTTGAGTGGCATGAGGGGTTTGATGGTGAGGGTGGTACCGGAGAAGTTGCTTTTCCGGCGGAAGAATGAGAAGTTGAGTTACAAGCTCATTGTGGAGGGTCCGACTAAtatggaggaggaggtggtgcaCGGTTCACTGAGTTGGGTGGAGGAGTCTGGTAAACACATCGTGAGAAGTCCAATAGTGGCCACTGATATGGACCCAATGACCATTTGA